Proteins encoded together in one Cardiocondyla obscurior isolate alpha-2009 linkage group LG07, Cobs3.1, whole genome shotgun sequence window:
- the LOC139104219 gene encoding E3 SUMO-protein ligase NSE2 isoform X2: MTQSSDLTDELDDCFLKTAGNIIKYYDDEESRKKLLKNLRETLEENCIQVTKIKAANEIKEHLQFDNMSELEKDVKNLTQEYRKALSEIKVNPAEDKRLIAHNRQVNDLIQAIKAASNNDLDNTDTDLRLTSSEINVIDPISKTRMTDPVRNAACGHVYDKESLVAMLKKNPNTRCPVVGCTNTDYIVLSQCRFDIVTKTYLENNPA; the protein is encoded by the exons ATGACACAGTCATCGGATCTCACAGATGAGTTAGACGATTGTTTCTTGAAAACGGCAgggaatataataaaatattacg acGACGAAGAATCGAGgaagaaattattgaaaaatctaAGAGAGACCTTAGAGGAAAATTGTATTcaagttacaaaaataaaagctgCAAATGAGATCAAGGAGCATCTGCAATTTGACAACATGTCtgaattagaaaaagatgtaaaaaaCCTCACACAA GAATATAGAAAGGCtttatctgaaataaaagttaatccTGCAGAAGATAAAAGATTAATAGCTCATAATCGCCAAGTTAATGATTTAATTCAAG CCATCAAAGCAGCTTCAAATAATGACTTAGACAACACTGACACTGATCTACGGTTAACAAGCAGTGAGATAAATGTAATTGATCCAATTTCAAAAACGAGAATGACAGACCCTGTAAGAAATGCCGCGTGCGGTCATGTGTATGATAAAGAAAGTCTCGTTGCAATGTTAAAAAAGAACCCAAATACTAG GTGTCCAGTGGTAGGCTGCACCAACACAGATTATATAGTTTTAAGTCAATGTCGCTTTGATATTGTAACGAAAACGTATTTAGAGAACAATCCTGCTTAA
- the LOC139104219 gene encoding origin recognition complex subunit 1 isoform X1 yields the protein MTAQTMLTFALLSVLLILSGIRTVGNDFNHKSSRSPASAVITKIIYGHTSYVESIFYKDIVQPPQRRLLEHPRRAKQVYRSHDYNIAREYRRPRYKLDESRLYRSAFNNDENEDEEEEEEEEDEEEEENESDEEDKFDDEDADEDADAEQDEEETVAVRNRIARSGYVPLRGELRNDHEKREVVKIRSNMKECKDESIEPSQYYEYETEVRNVASQDARCGECQVIILAKIFTTSLLILLFT from the exons ATGACGGCTCAAACTATGCTTACGTTCGCTCTTTTGTCggtacttttaattttatcgggCATTCGTACTGTCGGCAATGATTTTAATCATAAATCTTCAAGATCGCCCGCTTCGGCcgttattacgaaaattatctACGGACACACTTCGTACGTAGAATCCATTTTTTATAAGGACATTGTGCAGCCACCACAACGCCGTCTCCTCGAACATCCACGAAGAGCTAAGCAGGTATACCGCAGCCACGACTACAACATTGCACGAGAATATCGTCGGCCTCGATATAAGCTCGACGAAAGCAGACTTTACCGCTCGGCTTTTAATAACGACGAAAATGAGgacgaggaagaagaggaagaggaagaagatgaggaggaggaggaaaatgAAAGCGACGAGGAAGACAAATTTGACGATGAAGACGCTGACGAAGATGCAGACGCGGAACAGGACGAGGAAGAAACG GTTGCTGTCAGGAATCGTATAGCAAGGTCGGGTTACGTGCCGCTCCGAGGTGAGCTCAGGAACGATCACGAGAAACGGGAAGTCGTAAAAATAAGATCGAACATGAAGGAGTGCAAGGATGAGTCGATAGAGCCGTCACAGTATTACGAATATG aaacCGAGGTGAGAAATGTCGCGTCTCAAGATGCCCGATGCGGTGAATGTCAAGTGATTATTCTCGCGAAGATCTTTACAACAAGTTTACTGATTCTTCTATTCACTTAG